A genome region from Nocardioides cynanchi includes the following:
- a CDS encoding lysophospholipid acyltransferase family protein — MGDAEVIPIGTGGRPGRGTGSDRPSRASRTLAGDAAAPPRRTNARRTAAPAPEPEPEPELVGRRPPVTTSDRAPLAGISPGEWLGALQSAAVQVLGDDWEPQLAAFLAFLRRRMTGDYEVDEYGFDPEVAERLLMAALRPIAQKWFRVEVRGADNLPAEGGALVVSNHSGTLPMDGLMTMLSIHDHTGRFLRPLGADLVFRMPVVSSLARKGGATLACNEDAERMLAGGELVGVWPEGFKGIGKPFSDRYKLQRFGRGGFVAAAIRTGVPIVPLSVVGAEEIYPLVGNVPALARLLGVPYVPVTPFFPWLGPLGLVPLPSKWLLEFGEPIRTDEYDAGAADDPMLVFNVTDQVRETIQQSLYELLGRRTSVWR, encoded by the coding sequence GTGGGTGACGCCGAGGTCATCCCGATCGGCACCGGCGGCCGCCCCGGCCGGGGCACCGGCAGCGACCGTCCGTCGCGGGCCTCACGCACGCTGGCCGGTGACGCGGCGGCCCCGCCACGCCGTACCAACGCCCGCCGCACCGCGGCGCCCGCGCCGGAGCCGGAGCCGGAGCCGGAGCTCGTCGGGCGGCGGCCCCCGGTCACGACCTCGGACCGTGCGCCCCTGGCCGGCATCTCGCCCGGCGAGTGGCTGGGCGCGCTCCAGTCCGCTGCCGTCCAGGTGCTCGGCGACGACTGGGAGCCGCAGCTGGCCGCGTTCCTGGCGTTCCTCAGGCGGCGGATGACCGGTGACTACGAGGTCGACGAGTACGGCTTCGACCCCGAGGTCGCCGAGCGCCTGCTGATGGCGGCGCTGCGACCGATCGCGCAGAAGTGGTTCCGGGTGGAGGTCCGCGGCGCGGACAACCTGCCGGCCGAGGGCGGCGCGCTGGTGGTGTCCAACCACTCCGGGACCCTGCCCATGGACGGGCTGATGACGATGCTGTCCATCCACGACCACACCGGCCGCTTCCTGCGGCCGCTCGGCGCCGACCTGGTCTTCCGGATGCCGGTCGTGAGCAGCCTGGCTCGCAAGGGCGGCGCCACGCTGGCCTGCAACGAGGACGCCGAGCGGATGCTCGCCGGAGGCGAGCTGGTCGGGGTCTGGCCCGAGGGCTTCAAGGGGATCGGCAAGCCGTTCAGCGACCGCTACAAGCTCCAGCGCTTCGGCCGGGGTGGCTTCGTGGCCGCCGCGATCCGTACCGGGGTTCCGATCGTGCCGCTCTCGGTGGTCGGTGCCGAGGAGATCTACCCGCTCGTCGGGAACGTGCCCGCGCTGGCCCGGCTCCTGGGCGTCCCCTACGTGCCGGTGACGCCGTTCTTCCCGTGGCTCGGGCCGCTCGGCCTGGTCCCGCTCCCGTCGAAGTGGCTGCTGGAGTTCGGCGAGCCGATCCGCACCGACGAGTACGACGCCGGGGCAGCCGACGACCCGATGCTGGTCTTCAACGTGACCGACCAGGTGCGCGAGACGATCCAGCAGTCGCTCTACGAGCTGCTCGGACGGCGTACCTCCGTCTGGCGCTGA
- the hemC gene encoding hydroxymethylbilane synthase, giving the protein MTAIRLGTRASLLATTQSTWVAERISQALDREVVLVEVTTEGDRDRGPLAQLGGTGVFVSALREALLDGRIDVAVHSLKDLPTGPAADIALAAVPLREDPRDVVVARDGLTLGELPVGSRLGTGSPRRSAQLHALGLGLEIVDIRGNVDTRIRKVHEGEYDAVVLARAGLARLGRLDDATEVLDPLQMLPAPGQGALAVETRSDDVLAADLTVLDEARSRAAVTAERAVLATLEGGCSAPIGVLAEVVEGEDGDELWVRAVALSPDGELSVRMSATGDPADADGVGNRLAGDMLAEGAARLTDPPKKRQDA; this is encoded by the coding sequence GTGACCGCGATCCGGCTCGGCACCCGCGCGTCGCTGCTCGCCACCACCCAGTCCACCTGGGTGGCCGAGCGGATCTCCCAGGCCCTCGACCGTGAGGTCGTCCTGGTCGAGGTGACGACCGAGGGCGACCGCGACCGCGGGCCCCTGGCCCAGCTCGGCGGCACCGGCGTGTTCGTCAGCGCCCTGCGCGAGGCGCTCCTCGACGGGCGGATCGACGTCGCCGTGCACTCGCTGAAGGACCTCCCCACCGGGCCGGCCGCCGACATCGCGCTGGCCGCCGTACCCCTGCGCGAGGACCCCCGAGACGTGGTCGTCGCCCGCGACGGCCTGACCCTCGGTGAGCTCCCGGTCGGCAGCCGGCTCGGCACCGGCTCGCCGCGTCGTTCCGCCCAGCTGCACGCCCTCGGCCTCGGTTTGGAGATCGTGGACATCCGCGGCAATGTGGACACGCGGATCCGCAAGGTCCACGAGGGGGAGTACGACGCCGTCGTGCTCGCCCGCGCGGGCCTGGCGCGACTCGGCCGGCTCGACGACGCGACCGAGGTGCTCGACCCGCTGCAGATGCTGCCCGCACCCGGGCAGGGTGCGCTCGCGGTCGAGACCAGGAGTGACGACGTGCTGGCGGCAGACCTGACCGTGCTGGACGAGGCCCGGAGCAGGGCGGCGGTCACGGCCGAGCGGGCCGTGCTCGCCACGCTCGAGGGTGGCTGCTCGGCACCGATCGGCGTCCTCGCGGAGGTCGTCGAGGGAGAAGACGGAGACGAGCTCTGGGTGAGGGCGGTAGCGCTCTCACCCGACGGGGAGCTCTCGGTGCGGATGTCCGCAACCGGGGACCCCGCCGACGCCGACGGCGTCGGGAACCGCCTCGCGGGCGACATGCTCGCCGAGGGGGCTGCACGGTTGACGGACCCACCGAAGAAGAGGCAAGACGCATGA
- a CDS encoding DUF5667 domain-containing protein: MITARRAREFHELVEGDSTSRAASYADLLAVVGGLRATPAAVADPAFVAALRDRLITEAETVLAAAAADQAHRDERLRLSPSKPQVRRRNRRLAAAISGVVLVGGSATVAIASQSALPGDGLYPIKRGIENAQAGLTFDRAARGQVLLDSASTRLDEATALSRSDADPSLIDDALTAFSTQAATGSDLLVQDYQTSGHESSITAVRTFTADSMARLRDLQTLVPAGSLPSLLQAAQALDQVQSVATHTCPTCSGPSAAAVPTVLAEATRAATGPWVTGSSGGPNGPHHHSPGTPPSGPHLPHVGGNLPPGSVTQPPPIGNQTDIATSTDVQHTLHDLTGGLTAGTSDPLGSTVADTTGNVLDAVGQVGNTVTGAIGDTVGGLASALPSDVTSNLPQLP; this comes from the coding sequence GTGATCACGGCACGGCGCGCCCGGGAGTTCCACGAGCTGGTCGAGGGTGACTCGACCAGCCGTGCCGCGTCGTACGCCGATCTGCTGGCCGTCGTCGGCGGGCTGCGGGCGACCCCCGCGGCGGTCGCCGACCCGGCGTTCGTCGCCGCCCTCCGCGACCGCCTGATCACCGAGGCCGAGACCGTGCTCGCGGCCGCGGCCGCCGACCAGGCCCACCGCGACGAGCGCCTGCGCCTGTCGCCCAGCAAGCCGCAGGTCCGTCGACGCAACCGCCGGCTGGCGGCGGCCATCAGCGGGGTCGTGCTCGTGGGCGGCTCCGCCACCGTGGCGATCGCCTCGCAGTCGGCGCTGCCGGGCGACGGTCTCTACCCGATCAAGCGCGGCATCGAGAACGCCCAGGCCGGGCTCACCTTCGACCGGGCGGCCCGCGGCCAGGTGCTCCTCGACAGCGCCTCGACCCGGCTCGACGAGGCCACCGCGCTGAGCCGGAGCGACGCCGACCCGTCCCTCATCGACGACGCGCTCACGGCGTTCAGCACGCAGGCCGCGACCGGGTCCGACCTGCTCGTGCAGGACTACCAGACGTCCGGCCACGAGTCCTCGATCACCGCGGTCCGGACCTTCACCGCCGACAGCATGGCCCGGCTGCGCGACCTCCAGACACTGGTGCCGGCCGGCTCGCTGCCCTCGCTGCTGCAGGCGGCGCAGGCGCTCGACCAGGTGCAGTCGGTCGCGACCCACACCTGCCCGACCTGCTCGGGTCCGTCGGCGGCCGCTGTCCCCACGGTGCTGGCGGAGGCCACGCGGGCCGCCACCGGCCCCTGGGTCACCGGCAGCAGCGGCGGCCCGAACGGCCCTCACCACCACTCCCCGGGCACCCCTCCGTCCGGGCCGCACCTGCCTCACGTCGGCGGCAACCTCCCGCCCGGGAGCGTCACGCAGCCGCCGCCGATCGGCAACCAGACCGACATCGCCACCAGCACCGACGTGCAGCACACCCTGCACGACCTGACCGGCGGCCTCACCGCAGGCACCTCCGACCCCCTCGGGTCCACGGTCGCCGACACCACCGGCAACGTGCTCGACGCGGTGGGCCAGGTGGGCAACACCGTCACCGGAGCGATCGGTGACACGGTCGGCGGGCTCGCCAGCGCGCTGCCGTCGGACGTCACCAGCAACCTCCCGCAGCTGCCCTGA
- a CDS encoding redox-sensing transcriptional repressor Rex — protein MTARTSHETAREIPEATVARLPIYLRALNTLTEDGTVTCSSEDLAAAAGVNSAKLRKDLSYLGSYGTRGVGYDVAYLRYQIAREIGVTQDWPVVIVGIGNLGHALANYSGFRSRGFRVVALLDADPERHTEIVAGVDVRPFDDLTQIVREQGVAIGVIATPAAAAQSVADKMVEVGITSILNFAPTVLTVGPGVDVRKVDLSIELQILAYHEQRKASAEATA, from the coding sequence TTGACCGCACGGACGTCCCACGAGACGGCCCGGGAGATTCCCGAGGCCACCGTGGCGCGACTCCCGATCTACCTCCGCGCCCTGAACACGCTGACGGAGGACGGGACCGTCACCTGCTCCAGCGAGGACCTCGCTGCGGCCGCCGGGGTGAACAGCGCCAAGCTGCGCAAGGACCTCTCCTACCTCGGCAGCTACGGCACCCGCGGCGTGGGGTACGACGTGGCCTACCTGCGCTACCAGATCGCCCGCGAGATCGGGGTCACCCAGGACTGGCCCGTCGTGATCGTCGGGATCGGCAACCTCGGCCACGCCCTCGCCAACTACTCCGGCTTCCGCAGCCGCGGCTTCCGGGTCGTCGCGCTGCTCGACGCCGACCCCGAGCGGCACACCGAGATCGTGGCCGGCGTGGACGTGCGCCCCTTCGACGACCTGACCCAGATCGTGCGCGAGCAGGGGGTGGCCATCGGGGTGATCGCCACGCCCGCGGCCGCGGCCCAGTCGGTCGCCGACAAGATGGTCGAGGTCGGGATCACCAGCATCCTGAACTTCGCGCCGACCGTGCTGACCGTCGGTCCGGGTGTCGACGTCCGCAAGGTCGACCTCTCGATCGAGCTGCAGATCCTGGCCTACCACGAGCAGCGCAAGGCCTCGGCGGAGGCGACCGCATGA
- a CDS encoding class I adenylate-forming enzyme family protein, translating into MPTTHDVSWLVAEAAADRPDALAVVESGGRSVTWAALEDDVSRLATGLGAEGVVAGQRVMLALGNRIEFVASYLGVLRAQVVAVPVNPRATVGELARMIADSGTRLVIADQETAGPVREAVALVRAALAGEPGDLDADLLERAYEPRVFVTGVEPVEGEQSYDALRAAAPRPVPPLPDPEKLACLLYTSGTSGRPRAAMLTHRALIANIDQAAQVHPPMIHGDDVVLGVLPLFHVYGLNAVLGSVLRQRAKLVLVERFDPQATLDLIDDEAVSVVPAAPPVFAYWLPEEHLRERLGPVRLMLSGSAPLSPELIERFTEATGIAVHQGYGLTEASPVVTSTLCSVEHQNGSVGAALPGIEIKLVDELGHEPDGDDPGEIWIRGANMFSGYWPDGEGGPDPDGWWGTGDVGFLDDTGDLFLVDRLKELVIVSGFNVYPVEVEDVIREVASVADAAVIGVADPATGEAVVAYVCPGVGAVAAEVAAAVREHCAVRLARFKQPSRIEVVDELPLTVTGKVQKGRLRGIERRRSLGLLE; encoded by the coding sequence ATGCCCACCACGCATGACGTGTCCTGGCTCGTGGCCGAAGCGGCCGCCGACCGGCCGGACGCGCTCGCGGTGGTCGAGTCCGGGGGCCGCAGCGTCACCTGGGCGGCTCTCGAGGACGACGTCTCGCGGCTGGCGACCGGGCTCGGCGCCGAGGGCGTGGTCGCTGGGCAGCGGGTGATGCTGGCGCTGGGCAACCGGATCGAGTTCGTCGCGTCGTACCTCGGCGTGCTGCGGGCCCAGGTGGTCGCCGTACCCGTGAACCCGCGGGCGACCGTCGGCGAGCTGGCCCGGATGATCGCCGACTCCGGCACGCGCCTGGTGATCGCCGACCAGGAGACCGCGGGCCCGGTGCGTGAGGCCGTCGCGCTGGTCCGGGCCGCCCTGGCCGGGGAACCCGGCGACCTGGACGCCGACCTGCTGGAGCGGGCCTACGAGCCACGCGTCTTCGTGACCGGGGTCGAGCCGGTCGAGGGCGAGCAGTCGTACGACGCGCTGCGGGCGGCCGCGCCCCGGCCGGTGCCGCCGCTGCCTGACCCCGAGAAGCTCGCCTGCCTGCTCTACACCAGTGGCACCTCGGGGCGGCCGCGAGCGGCGATGCTGACCCATCGCGCCCTGATCGCCAACATCGACCAGGCGGCGCAGGTCCACCCGCCGATGATCCACGGCGACGACGTCGTGCTGGGCGTGCTGCCGCTGTTCCACGTCTACGGCCTCAACGCGGTGCTCGGCAGCGTGCTGCGACAGCGCGCGAAGCTGGTGCTGGTCGAGCGCTTCGACCCCCAGGCGACGCTCGACCTGATCGACGACGAGGCGGTCAGCGTCGTCCCCGCAGCGCCGCCGGTGTTCGCCTACTGGCTGCCCGAGGAGCACCTGCGCGAGCGGCTCGGCCCGGTCCGGCTGATGCTGTCGGGCTCGGCGCCCCTGTCGCCGGAGCTGATCGAGCGGTTCACCGAGGCCACCGGGATCGCGGTGCACCAGGGCTACGGCCTCACCGAGGCCTCACCGGTGGTGACCAGCACCCTGTGCAGCGTCGAGCACCAGAACGGCTCGGTGGGCGCGGCCCTGCCCGGCATCGAGATCAAGCTCGTCGACGAGCTCGGGCACGAGCCCGACGGTGACGACCCGGGCGAGATCTGGATCCGCGGCGCGAACATGTTCAGCGGCTACTGGCCCGACGGCGAGGGCGGCCCCGACCCCGACGGGTGGTGGGGCACCGGCGACGTGGGCTTCCTCGACGACACCGGTGACCTCTTCCTGGTGGACCGGCTCAAGGAGCTGGTCATCGTCTCCGGCTTCAACGTCTACCCGGTCGAGGTCGAGGACGTCATCCGCGAGGTCGCGTCGGTCGCCGACGCGGCGGTGATCGGCGTCGCGGACCCGGCCACCGGCGAGGCCGTCGTCGCCTACGTCTGCCCCGGCGTGGGTGCGGTCGCCGCCGAGGTGGCCGCCGCCGTCCGCGAGCACTGCGCCGTACGCCTGGCCCGGTTCAAGCAGCCCTCCCGGATCGAGGTGGTCGACGAGCTGCCGCTGACGGTGACCGGGAAGGTGCAGAAGGGCCGGCTCCGCGGGATCGAGCGACGCCGGTCACTGGGGCTGCTGGAGTGA
- a CDS encoding sigma-70 family RNA polymerase sigma factor produces MSWSRADSARGLDDLRAAVACALGLMPQPAGVPAWLLLSEAVVGGPASGRPDGEYDDSDQAASSEDSAAERTRLIALVELARSGDVDAFGVLYDHYQPSVYRFVYYRTRSQTLAEDLTSETFLRALRNMAGFRWQGKDFGAWLMTIARNLCTDHFKAGRTRLELTTEDMGAHDDATEGPEEEVLAGLTNTMLLDGLRQLSDEQRDCLIMRFLQGLSIAETADVLGRSEGAVKQLQLRGVRNLAKLVPAGWRDV; encoded by the coding sequence ATGTCGTGGTCGCGGGCCGACTCCGCGCGCGGGCTCGACGACCTGCGCGCCGCGGTTGCGTGCGCCCTCGGCCTGATGCCCCAGCCGGCCGGCGTCCCGGCCTGGCTGCTCCTCAGCGAGGCCGTCGTCGGGGGACCTGCGTCGGGGCGACCGGACGGGGAGTACGACGACTCCGACCAGGCCGCCTCCTCGGAGGACTCCGCGGCCGAGCGCACCCGGCTGATCGCCCTGGTCGAGCTGGCGCGCAGCGGCGACGTCGATGCGTTCGGCGTGCTCTACGATCACTACCAGCCGTCGGTCTACCGCTTCGTCTACTACCGCACCCGGTCCCAGACCCTGGCCGAGGACCTCACCTCCGAGACCTTCCTGCGGGCGCTGCGCAACATGGCCGGCTTCCGCTGGCAGGGCAAGGACTTCGGCGCGTGGCTGATGACCATCGCCCGCAACCTGTGCACCGACCACTTCAAGGCCGGTCGGACCCGGCTCGAGCTGACCACCGAGGACATGGGCGCCCACGACGACGCCACCGAGGGACCCGAGGAGGAGGTGCTCGCCGGGCTGACCAACACGATGCTCCTCGACGGTCTGCGGCAGCTCTCCGACGAGCAGCGCGACTGCCTGATCATGCGCTTCCTCCAGGGCCTGAGCATCGCCGAGACCGCCGACGTCCTCGGCCGCAGCGAGGGCGCGGTCAAGCAGCTCCAGCTGCGCGGGGTGCGCAACCTGGCCAAGCTGGTTCCGGCGGGGTGGCGAGATGTGTGA
- a CDS encoding HAD family hydrolase — MTPEKSRRPLNLQQRSTLAGEAAAAAAEVETALATPANPSVAAFFDVDNTMMQGASIFHLAKGLHRREFFTTREILSAAWKQAYFRVVGVEDPDHVAETRASALSFISGHTVAELESLGEEIFDEAMAHRIWPGTRALAQMHLDQGERVWLVTAAPIEIAQIIARRLGLTGALGTVAEHVDGVYTGRLVGDMLHGPAKGEAIKALAAREGLDLDACSAYSDSFNDLTMLTLVGDPCAVNPDARLRGYAKQHGWRIRDYRTGRKAARLGLVAGAVAGAATGAVAAGVAVRRRR; from the coding sequence GTGACTCCCGAGAAGAGCCGCAGGCCGCTGAACCTCCAGCAGCGCTCGACTCTCGCAGGTGAGGCGGCCGCCGCTGCCGCGGAGGTGGAGACCGCCCTGGCGACGCCCGCGAACCCCAGCGTCGCGGCGTTCTTCGACGTCGACAACACGATGATGCAGGGCGCCAGCATCTTCCACCTGGCCAAGGGCCTGCATCGGCGCGAGTTCTTCACGACCCGGGAGATCCTCTCGGCCGCCTGGAAGCAGGCCTACTTCCGGGTCGTCGGCGTCGAGGACCCCGACCACGTGGCCGAGACCCGGGCCTCCGCCCTCTCCTTCATCTCCGGGCACACCGTCGCCGAGCTCGAGTCGCTCGGCGAGGAGATCTTCGACGAGGCGATGGCGCACCGGATCTGGCCCGGCACCCGTGCCCTGGCCCAGATGCACCTCGACCAGGGCGAGCGGGTCTGGCTGGTCACCGCGGCACCGATCGAGATCGCCCAGATCATCGCCCGCCGGCTCGGCCTGACCGGAGCCCTGGGCACGGTGGCCGAGCACGTCGACGGCGTCTACACCGGCCGGCTGGTCGGCGACATGCTGCACGGTCCGGCCAAGGGCGAGGCGATCAAGGCGCTCGCGGCCCGCGAGGGGCTCGACCTCGACGCCTGCTCGGCGTACTCCGACTCCTTCAACGACCTGACCATGCTGACGCTGGTCGGCGACCCCTGCGCGGTCAACCCGGACGCGCGGCTGCGTGGCTACGCCAAGCAGCACGGCTGGCGGATCCGCGACTACCGCACCGGGCGCAAGGCGGCGCGGCTCGGGCTGGTGGCCGGCGCCGTGGCCGGGGCCGCCACCGGAGCCGTGGCCGCCGGGGTCGCCGTCCGCCGCCGTCGCTGA
- a CDS encoding glutamyl-tRNA reductase, with the protein MTALVVGISHRSAPIPLLEKLAVDADGATKLIEDVLANPHVSEATVVATCNRMEIYAAVDRFHGSVEGLSQRLLEPAHESVEALLPHLYIHYDDGAVSHLFQVAAGLDSMAVGEAQILGQTRDALALGQELGSVGPTLNTLFQQALRVGKRAHAETGIDRAAPTLVSAALDRAVDDVRGLRVVVVGAGGMAGLAVATVVRRGAAEVVVVNRTPERAERLAREYAARWAPMSALESEIVGADLVVACAGATGILISRDVAAGARGPLAMVDLALPHDIDPSVVDLPGVTLVTLADLAGDLQESEAGAEVEAVRTIVTSEVDAFLAARRAAGLTPTVVALRTMATGVVESEMARLEHRLPDLDDSTRAELLQTLRRVTDKLVHQPTIRAKELGNRSAVSYATALAELFALDPEAVDAMTRPVAPGDGTGLRGETS; encoded by the coding sequence ATGACCGCCCTGGTCGTGGGGATCTCCCACCGCTCGGCGCCGATCCCGCTGCTGGAGAAGCTCGCCGTCGACGCCGACGGCGCCACCAAGCTGATCGAGGACGTGCTGGCCAACCCCCACGTCTCCGAGGCGACGGTGGTGGCGACCTGCAACCGGATGGAGATCTACGCCGCCGTCGACCGGTTCCACGGCAGCGTCGAGGGCCTCTCGCAGCGCCTCCTCGAGCCGGCGCACGAGAGCGTGGAGGCACTCCTGCCGCACCTCTACATCCACTACGACGACGGCGCCGTCTCCCACCTGTTCCAGGTGGCGGCCGGGCTGGACTCGATGGCGGTCGGCGAGGCCCAGATCCTCGGCCAGACCCGTGACGCCCTGGCCCTCGGCCAGGAGCTGGGCTCGGTCGGTCCGACCCTCAACACCTTGTTCCAGCAGGCGCTCCGCGTCGGCAAGCGCGCGCACGCCGAGACCGGCATCGACCGCGCGGCCCCGACCCTGGTCTCCGCCGCGCTCGACCGCGCGGTCGACGACGTACGCGGTCTGCGGGTCGTCGTCGTGGGTGCCGGTGGCATGGCCGGCCTCGCCGTGGCCACCGTCGTACGCCGCGGGGCCGCCGAGGTCGTCGTCGTCAACCGGACACCGGAGCGGGCCGAGCGCCTCGCCCGCGAGTACGCCGCGCGCTGGGCGCCGATGAGTGCCCTCGAGTCGGAGATCGTCGGGGCCGACCTCGTGGTGGCCTGCGCGGGCGCGACCGGCATCCTGATCAGCCGCGACGTCGCAGCCGGCGCGCGGGGCCCGCTGGCGATGGTCGACCTCGCGCTGCCCCATGACATCGACCCCTCGGTGGTTGACCTGCCCGGCGTCACCCTGGTCACCCTGGCCGACCTCGCCGGCGACCTCCAGGAGTCCGAGGCCGGCGCCGAGGTCGAGGCCGTCCGCACCATCGTCACCAGCGAGGTGGACGCCTTCCTCGCGGCCCGCCGCGCCGCCGGGCTGACCCCCACCGTGGTGGCCTTGCGCACCATGGCCACCGGTGTCGTGGAGTCCGAGATGGCCCGCCTCGAGCACCGGCTACCCGACCTCGACGACAGCACCCGCGCCGAGCTCCTCCAGACCCTGCGCCGGGTCACCGACAAGCTGGTCCATCAGCCCACGATCCGGGCCAAGGAGCTGGGCAACCGCAGTGCGGTCTCCTACGCCACGGCCCTCGCCGAGCTGTTCGCCCTCGACCCGGAGGCCGTGGACGCGATGACCCGGCCGGTGGCCCCCGGCGACGGCACCGGCCTGCGGGGTGAGACCTCGTGA
- a CDS encoding glutaredoxin family protein: MTASAARVTLYSRPGCHLCDDARAVVAQVCAELGEDYVEISVADDPELLRRYGDEIPVTLVDGARHDFWRVDPARLRAALTR, encoded by the coding sequence GTGACGGCGAGCGCAGCTCGGGTCACCCTCTACAGCCGGCCGGGCTGCCACCTGTGCGACGACGCACGGGCGGTTGTCGCACAGGTCTGCGCCGAGCTCGGGGAGGACTACGTCGAGATCTCCGTCGCGGACGACCCGGAGCTCCTCCGCCGGTACGGCGACGAGATCCCGGTGACCCTCGTCGACGGTGCCCGGCACGACTTCTGGCGGGTCGACCCCGCCCGGCTGCGCGCCGCCCTGACCCGCTGA
- a CDS encoding uroporphyrinogen-III synthase, whose protein sequence is MTRGQSTPPARRGSTPTSRPGSSPAATPTARAWVAFVGAGPGDPGLLTVRATELLGSADVVVTEGPEHQGLVRTLLGLPEGAEGGPEFVDGGFGEDGQPLTHAARAKVVVRQAKRGLRVVRLMTGDPFVYASGPEEAAALAKAGLGFEIVPGVSSVSAVPAYAGIPLTTKDHREVTVVTCGEKVDWTRHAASRTLVLLSAVGSIGEIARALIAAGRSADTPVAMTRTGTTTEQQTVTSTLEHIAADARAARITPPAVTVVGEVVAMREALSWFETKPLFGWRILVPRTKEQAGSVSARLRGYGGVPEEVPTISVEPPRNPLQMDKAVRGLVEGRYEWIAFTSVNAVKAVREKFEEYGLDARAFSGLKIAAVGDKTAAAISAWGLRADLVPSGEQSAAGLLEDWPEYDDLLDPINRVFLPRADIATENLVAGLVDLGWECDDVTAYRTVRAAPPPAPTREAIKAGKFDAVVFTSSSTVRNLVGIAGKPHPSTVIAVIGPATAKTAEEHGLRVDVLAAHPDVDELVDALADFGAARRAEMVESGQPVTKPSERKPTSRKKVRTQ, encoded by the coding sequence ATGACGCGAGGCCAGTCCACCCCGCCGGCACGGCGCGGGTCCACTCCGACCTCCCGACCGGGCAGCAGCCCGGCCGCGACCCCGACCGCGCGCGCCTGGGTGGCGTTCGTCGGCGCCGGCCCGGGCGACCCCGGACTGCTCACGGTGCGCGCCACCGAGCTGCTCGGGTCCGCCGACGTGGTCGTCACCGAAGGTCCCGAGCACCAGGGCCTGGTCCGGACGCTGCTGGGCCTGCCCGAGGGCGCCGAGGGCGGTCCGGAGTTCGTCGACGGCGGGTTCGGCGAGGACGGTCAGCCGCTCACCCACGCGGCGCGGGCCAAGGTCGTGGTCCGGCAGGCCAAGCGCGGCCTGCGTGTGGTCCGGCTGATGACCGGTGACCCCTTCGTCTACGCCTCCGGACCCGAGGAGGCCGCCGCCCTGGCCAAGGCCGGGCTCGGCTTCGAGATCGTCCCCGGGGTCTCGTCGGTGAGCGCGGTCCCGGCGTACGCCGGCATCCCGTTGACCACCAAGGACCACCGCGAGGTCACCGTGGTGACCTGCGGTGAGAAGGTCGACTGGACCCGTCACGCCGCGAGCCGCACCCTGGTGCTGCTGTCCGCGGTGGGCTCGATCGGCGAGATCGCCCGGGCCCTGATCGCCGCCGGCCGCTCGGCCGACACCCCGGTCGCGATGACCCGCACCGGCACCACCACCGAGCAGCAGACGGTGACCTCGACCCTCGAGCACATCGCCGCCGATGCCCGGGCCGCCCGGATCACCCCGCCCGCGGTGACCGTGGTCGGCGAGGTCGTGGCGATGCGCGAGGCGCTCTCGTGGTTCGAGACCAAGCCGCTCTTCGGCTGGCGGATCCTGGTGCCCCGCACCAAGGAGCAGGCCGGCTCGGTCTCCGCGCGCCTGCGGGGGTACGGCGGCGTGCCCGAGGAGGTGCCGACCATCTCGGTCGAGCCGCCCCGCAACCCGCTCCAGATGGACAAGGCCGTGCGCGGCCTGGTGGAGGGCCGCTACGAGTGGATCGCCTTCACCAGCGTCAACGCGGTCAAGGCGGTCCGCGAGAAGTTCGAGGAGTACGGCCTGGACGCCCGGGCCTTCTCCGGTCTGAAGATCGCCGCGGTCGGTGACAAGACGGCCGCCGCGATCTCGGCCTGGGGCCTGCGTGCCGACCTGGTGCCCAGCGGCGAGCAGTCCGCCGCCGGCCTGCTCGAGGACTGGCCGGAGTACGACGATCTCCTCGACCCGATCAACCGGGTCTTCCTGCCCCGCGCCGACATCGCGACGGAGAACCTCGTCGCGGGACTGGTCGACCTCGGCTGGGAGTGCGACGACGTGACGGCGTACCGCACGGTGCGCGCCGCGCCGCCGCCCGCGCCGACCCGCGAGGCGATCAAGGCCGGCAAGTTCGACGCCGTCGTCTTCACGTCGTCCTCGACGGTGCGCAACCTGGTCGGCATCGCCGGCAAGCCGCACCCCTCGACCGTGATCGCGGTGATCGGGCCGGCCACGGCCAAGACCGCCGAGGAGCACGGGCTGCGGGTCGACGTGCTCGCTGCGCACCCCGATGTCGACGAGCTGGTCGACGCGCTCGCGGACTTCGGTGCCGCGCGCCGGGCCGAGATGGTCGAGAGCGGCCAGCCGGTGACCAAGCCGTCGGAGCGCAAGCCGACCAGCCGCAAGAAGGTCCGCACGCAGTGA